GTCGTGACCTGTATCGGGGCGTGGTGTACCTGCTGCTGCCGCTGTCGTTGCTGCTGGCACTGGTGCTGATCTGGCAGGGCGTGCCGCAGAACTTCAATGCCTACCTGAGTGCCAGCACGCTCGATGGCGGTCAGCAGTGGATTCCCGGTGGTCCGGCTGCCTCGCAGATTGCCATCAAACAACTGGGCACCAACGGTGGTGGCTTCTTTGGCGTCAACTCTGCCCACCCCTTCGAGAACCCCACCCTGCTCAGCAATCTGCTGCAATGCGCGGCCATTCTGCTGATCCCGGCCGGGTTTGTGTTTGCCTTTGGTCACTACGTCAGGGATCGCCGTCAGGCGGTGGCGCTGTTTATCACCATGAGTACGCTGTTGCTGCTCGGCCTTGGCGTACTGCTCTGGTCGGAAGGTCGTCTCAGCCCGCTGCTGGCATCACTGCAACTCAGCGATAGCCTCAACTGGGAAGGCAAGGAAAGCCGGTTCGGCATTGATCTCTCTGCACTCTGGACCGCCATGACCAGTGCCGCCTCCAATGGCTCGGTCAATGCCATGCACGACAGCCTCAGCGCCTGGGGCGGGCTGGTGCCACTGGTCAATATTCTGCTGGGTGAGGTGATCTTCGGCGGCGTCGGTGCCGGGATGTACGGCATGCTGCTGTTTGTGCTGCTGGCCGTGTTTCTGTCGGGCCTGATGATTGGCCGCACGCCTGCCTATCTGGGTAAGAAAATTGAAGCGCGGGAAATCCAGTGGGCGCTGGTTGCCCTGCTGACCATGCCCCTGGGGATTCTGGTGCTGGGCAGCCTGACGGCGTTGCTGGGCGACCCGCAGGCCGTCACCAGCAACCCCGGCCCGCACGGCCTGAGCCAGTGGTTGTATGCCTATGCCTCTGCTACCGGCAACAACGGTTCGGCCTTCGCCGGTTTTGCCGCGGGGCAGCCGCTGCAAAACGTGTTACTGGGGCTGGCCATGCTGATTGGCCGTTACGGCGTCATTATCCCGGTGCTGGCCATTGCCGGTTCACTGGCCAGCAAAGCGCCACGTGCCGCCAGTACCGCCGAACTGCCCACTCACGGCCCACTGTTTATCGCCCTGCTGACCCTGTCATTGTGCCTGCTGGGTGCCCTCAACTTCTTCCCGGTACTGATGATGGGGCCGGTGGCAGAGGCGTTGTCACTTCCCTGATCACCCGCTTCTGACTGAACACACGGGCACGCGTTCACCCTTGTCACGTGCCCATTCATTCCTGAGAGGAACACAGCATGAATGCGTCAACCAAAGCGCCCGCCGCTGCGACTGACCCAGGCGTTACTGCCAGCACCAGCACGGAGCACACGGCATCGTACTGGTTACAGATTATCTGGCAGGCAGTGCAACGCCTGAGCCCACGCCATATGGTGCGCCAGCCGGTATTGTTTGTAGTGGAAATCGGCGCGGTCTTCGCCACCGTACTGACACTGCTGTCGCCACAGACGCTCGGGGCATCCGGCGGTGCGGCGGCCATGTCAGTCAGCACTGCGTGGCAGATCATCGGCTGGTTATGGGCCACCCTGCTGTTTGCCAGTCTCGCTGAAGCGCTGGCGGAAGGCCGTGGCAAGGCGCGGGCAGACAGCCTAAAAGCCGGGATGCAGAATCTGCAGGCACGCAAGGTGCAAGACAGCGACGATACTGTCGGCCAGAGCGTTAATGCTGCCCTGCTGCGCAAAGGCGATCTGGTCCGGATCATGGCTGGCGAGCTGATCCCTGCCGACGGTGAAGTAATACGAGGAGTCGCTGCCGTCAATGAAGCGGCCATTACCGGGGAATCGGCGGCGGTTATCCGCGAATCAGGCGGTGATCGCTCGGCAGTGACGGGCAATACCCGCGTAGTGTCCGACTGGCTGGTCATCCGCGTCAGTGCCAACCCCGGTGAGTCGACGCTGGATCGCATGATTGCACTGGTAGAAGGCGCCAGCCGCCAGAAAACACCCAATGAGCTGGCACTGAGTATTCTGCTGACCGGCCTGACCCTGATTTTCCTCTGGGTGGTGCTCACTCTGCCCGCCTTTGCCAGCTACTCCGGCGGCACACTGCCGATGCTGGCGCTGATTGCCCTGCTGGTGACGCTGATCCCCACCACTATCGGTGGTCTGCTGTCAGCCATTGGTATCGCCGGGATGGACCGCATGCTGCGCCTCAATGTGGTGGCCAAATCAGGCCGGGCGGTAGAAGCCGCAGGCGATGTGCAGACCCTGCTGCTGGATAAGACCGGCACCATCACCTTTGGCAACCGTATGGCTGACAACCTGCTACCGGCACAGGGCGTCAGCCAGCAGCAACTGGCTCGCGCCGCACTCTATGCCTCGCTGGGCGACGACACGCCGGAGGGGAAATCCATCCGCCACTATGTGCAGCAGCACTTCGCCGCCGTGTATGGCGACGTCATGCAGGATAGCGCTGACCTCAACACCATCGCCTTCACTGCCGAAACCCGCCTGTCCGGCGCCTGGCGTCATCCTGTTTTGGGGGAGCGTCAGGAATGGCAGAAAGGGGCAGTAGATGCCGTCCTGAACTGGCTTGCGGCTGACAGCCAGGGCACCGCGATCAAAGGTCAGGCCATACCTGCGTTACTGCGCGATCAGGTGGATCAGATCAGCCGCACGGGCGGCACACCGCTGCTGGTCACCGAAGGCCGGCAGCTGCTCGGCGCTATCCACCTGAAAGACGTGATCAAACCCGGCATCCGTGAACGTTTTGCGCAATTACGTCAGCTGGGCATCCGTACCGTGATGATCACCGGTGACAACCCGCTGACCGCCGCCGCTATTGCCGCCGAAGCGGGCGTCGATGACTACATGGCAGAAGCCACGCCTGAGAGAAAGCTGGCGCGTATCCGTCAGGAACAGAGTGAAGGCCGGCTGGTGGCCATGTGCGGTGACGGTGCCAATGATGCTCCGGCGCTGGCTCAGGCGGACGTCGGTCTGGCCATGAATGACGGCACGCAGGCCGCGCGGGAAGCAGGCAATCTGGTGGATATGGATTCTGACCCGACCAAACTGCTGGATGTGGTGCGGGTCGGCAAGCAACTGCTGGTCACCCGTGGCGCCCTGACGACCTTTTCCATCGCCAACGACGTGGCCAAGTATTTCGCCATCCTGCCTGCCCTGTTTACCGGCTTCTATCCGCAGCTGGCCAGTCTCAATCTGATGCACCTGCACTCCTCAGACAGCGCCATTCTCTCTGCCATCATCTTCAACGCGCTGATCATTCCGGCGCTGATTCCGCTGGCGCTGCGCGGTGTAAACGCCGAAGCCCAGTCGGCACAACAGCTGTTGCGGCGTAACCTGCTGATCTTCGGTGTGGGCGGGCTGATTGCCCCCTTTATCGGTATCAAGCTGATCGACCTGCTACTGGTCGCCCTTGGCTGGGTTTGAAGGCCGGAGGAAAACACCATGACGATACATACTCCCTGTGAACAGAACCCCACCCCTGAATCAGTCGCTGGGCAGACAACCATCGAGCACGGCAGCCGCTGGCAAAGTGCCATCAAAACCGCCTTTGCTTTGTGGCTGCTGGCTACAGTGGTCTGCGGATTGGCCTATCCGTTACTGATGACAGGCATCGGCCAGCTATTATTCCCCTGGCAGAGCAATGGCAGCCTGCTGTTCGACAGCCAGCACCAGCTGCGCGGCTCAGCGCTGCTGGGGCAGCAGTTCAGCGCAGCGGGCTACTTTCACGGCAGACCTTCTGCCTCCGATTACAAAAATGGTGCAGCCAGTAATCTGGCGCAAAGCAACCCGGCGCTGGTGGCGGAGATCAGGCAACGTTATGCCTACTGGCACCAGCAGCGCCCTGATCGGCCGGTGCCATCACAACTGGTGTATGCTTCTGCCAGCGGTCTGGACCCGGAGATTGATCTCAGCACCGCGCTGTATCAGGCGCCGCTGGTGGCAGCGGCGCGGCAGGTGCCGGTTACCGATGTGGAAGCGCTGGTGCAGCAGCTGGCACAACGCGCTGGGCGAGAGGAACCGATAGTCAATGTGCTGCAGCTGAATATGGCGCTGGATAAGGTGCTTTCCGCCCGTTGATGAGACATTCGGGGCGAGTGACGTTAGTTCCATGGCAGTATCTGAGTTAGCAGGATAGTCGGCGTCCCCTCTCCCTAAATCCCTCTCCCACGAGGGGAGAGGGACTTGTTCGAGTGCACTGAAAAATTGCCGTTTGCGTGACAGCTTGCTGGCCTGCTCCCGAGCACTGAACAGACTCCCTCGGTGCTTTGCTTAACCGGGGGGAAGCCATGCCATACCCATACGCCAATCCAAGGTGAGTAACGACGTTGAACCAGGATGACAGAGCCGATGCCCTGCTGGCACAGCTCAAGCACGAACAACCCGGCAAACTGACGGTGTTTCTCGGTGCAGCACCGGGAGTGGGGAAAACCTACGCCATGCTCAACGCGGCCCTGCAGAAACAGGCCGAAGGCATCGGCGTCGTGACCGGCATAGTGGAAACCCACGGCCGCGAAGACACCGCCCGTCTGGCCAGACAACTGCCGCTGCACCCTCTCAGGGTAGAGGACTATCAGGGTATCCATCTGCAGGAACTGGATCTGGACGGCCTGCTGCAACGACGCCCTCCGCTGGTGCTGATCGACGAACTGGCGCATAGCAATGTTGGCAGTGGCCGCCATCGCAAGCGTTTTCAGGATGTCGAAGAGCTGCTGGCTGCAGGGATTGATGTGTACACCACGGTCAATATCCAGCATATCGCCAGCCTTAATGACACGGTGGCAGGCATCACCGGCGTGCGGGTCAGAGAAACCGTACCCGACCGGCTGCTGGAACAGGCCAGTGAGATCATTCTTGTCGACCTGCCGCCGCGAGAGCTGATTGGCCGCCTCAAGGCAGGCAAGGTCTATCTGCCGGAACAGGCCCGGGCCGCCATAGAAGCCTTCTTCAGCCTGCCCAACCTCACCGCATTACGCGAACTGTCGCTACGCACCGTGGCGGCACATGTCGATACCGAGTTCAAACAGAATCTGCAGGCGCAGGGGCTGCGCTCTGAGCAGGAAGTGCAGCCACGGCTGATGGTGTGCATTGATGCCGACACCGATGCCGAGCGGCTGATCCGCTTTGGCAAACAGCGTGCTGAACTGCGCCAGATGCCGTGGCTGGTGGTACATGTTGATCGTGGCCGCAGCCTTGATGAACAGGGCCAGCAGCGCCTGCGGCAGTCATTCCTGCTGGCAGAAGAGCTGGGTGCCCAGTGCCTGCGCCTGCAGGGCCGCGATGTCGCGGCAGAGCTGATGGCCTGTGCTGAGCGTCAGCACGTCAGCGATATTCTGCTGGGCCGGCATCGCCCCCGTCGTGGCTGGCGCAAGCTGGTGCCTTATACCTCACGGCGGCTGCTCAAACATGGCCAGCAGTTCACCCTGACCTTTCTGGCCGGGGCCGAGCAGCCGCATCCGTCTCGCCCGTGGCGCCTGCGTGGCAGGGTGTCCGAGTATGTGCAGGCCAGCGTCATCATGCTGCTGGCCTTCTCTACCGCCATCGCCATTGATCATGTGCTCGGCATCACCAATATCCTCATGGTGCTACTGGTCGGTGTGCTGATGGCGTCACTGCGCACCAGTGTCGGCCCTGCCCTGTTCAGCGCCCTGCTGGGTTTTATCGGCTTCAACTTCTTTTTTACCGAGCCGCGCTACACCCTGATGATGTTCCACCGTGAAGACATTCTGACCGTCAGCTTTTTTCTGATCCTGTCGTCAGTGATCGGCAGCCTGACTGTACGCCTGCGCGAACAGATTCAGGCGCAGCGCTATGCCCAGGCCACCACCGATACCCTGTTCAGCCTCAGCCGTCAGCTAATGACGGCCGCCGATGAGAAAAGCATTCTGCTGTGTGGCCGTCGTTTTATCAGTGAATGGCTGAATGGCCCGGTCGTGGTGGTACGCGGTCGCTCGGAAGAGCAGCTGCAGCTGCTGGGCGATGCAGATACCCCCCTCCTCGAAGAGCGGGAATGGGCCACTGCGCGCTGGTCGTGGCAACGCGGCTTACCCGCTGGTGCAGGTACCGATACCCTGAACAGCAGCCACTGGTGCTGGATGCCACTGGTTTCCGAGCGCGGTGTACTGGCACTGCTGGGTATTCAGTCGCCGCCCTGGCAGCCGGAGCGCAAAAGTCAGCTGGCAACGCTGATCCGCCAGCTGGTGCTGGCACTGGAACGGGCGCGTCTCAATGAAGATCTGGAAAGTGCCCGGATTCAGGGGGAAACCGAACAGCTCAAATCAGCC
This genomic interval from Pokkaliibacter sp. MBI-7 contains the following:
- the kdpA gene encoding potassium-transporting ATPase subunit KdpA, with product MTTPAFLSLTSTAGVLLILALALLPAPLLGRWIHRVYEHHRADIVEQRLAHLLDWSEQQNWRSYLLYLLVFNLLCFVLLFTLLLAQGHLPLNPQHLPGLSADLAFNTAVSFVSNTNWQAYSGEDSLSYLSQMLGLCVQNFVSAATGMAVAIALFRGVARRSSHRVGHFGRDLYRGVVYLLLPLSLLLALVLIWQGVPQNFNAYLSASTLDGGQQWIPGGPAASQIAIKQLGTNGGGFFGVNSAHPFENPTLLSNLLQCAAILLIPAGFVFAFGHYVRDRRQAVALFITMSTLLLLGLGVLLWSEGRLSPLLASLQLSDSLNWEGKESRFGIDLSALWTAMTSAASNGSVNAMHDSLSAWGGLVPLVNILLGEVIFGGVGAGMYGMLLFVLLAVFLSGLMIGRTPAYLGKKIEAREIQWALVALLTMPLGILVLGSLTALLGDPQAVTSNPGPHGLSQWLYAYASATGNNGSAFAGFAAGQPLQNVLLGLAMLIGRYGVIIPVLAIAGSLASKAPRAASTAELPTHGPLFIALLTLSLCLLGALNFFPVLMMGPVAEALSLP
- the kdpB gene encoding potassium-transporting ATPase subunit KdpB, with translation MNASTKAPAAATDPGVTASTSTEHTASYWLQIIWQAVQRLSPRHMVRQPVLFVVEIGAVFATVLTLLSPQTLGASGGAAAMSVSTAWQIIGWLWATLLFASLAEALAEGRGKARADSLKAGMQNLQARKVQDSDDTVGQSVNAALLRKGDLVRIMAGELIPADGEVIRGVAAVNEAAITGESAAVIRESGGDRSAVTGNTRVVSDWLVIRVSANPGESTLDRMIALVEGASRQKTPNELALSILLTGLTLIFLWVVLTLPAFASYSGGTLPMLALIALLVTLIPTTIGGLLSAIGIAGMDRMLRLNVVAKSGRAVEAAGDVQTLLLDKTGTITFGNRMADNLLPAQGVSQQQLARAALYASLGDDTPEGKSIRHYVQQHFAAVYGDVMQDSADLNTIAFTAETRLSGAWRHPVLGERQEWQKGAVDAVLNWLAADSQGTAIKGQAIPALLRDQVDQISRTGGTPLLVTEGRQLLGAIHLKDVIKPGIRERFAQLRQLGIRTVMITGDNPLTAAAIAAEAGVDDYMAEATPERKLARIRQEQSEGRLVAMCGDGANDAPALAQADVGLAMNDGTQAAREAGNLVDMDSDPTKLLDVVRVGKQLLVTRGALTTFSIANDVAKYFAILPALFTGFYPQLASLNLMHLHSSDSAILSAIIFNALIIPALIPLALRGVNAEAQSAQQLLRRNLLIFGVGGLIAPFIGIKLIDLLLVALGWV
- the kdpC gene encoding potassium-transporting ATPase subunit KdpC; amino-acid sequence: MTIHTPCEQNPTPESVAGQTTIEHGSRWQSAIKTAFALWLLATVVCGLAYPLLMTGIGQLLFPWQSNGSLLFDSQHQLRGSALLGQQFSAAGYFHGRPSASDYKNGAASNLAQSNPALVAEIRQRYAYWHQQRPDRPVPSQLVYASASGLDPEIDLSTALYQAPLVAAARQVPVTDVEALVQQLAQRAGREEPIVNVLQLNMALDKVLSAR
- a CDS encoding sensor histidine kinase KdpD is translated as MNQDDRADALLAQLKHEQPGKLTVFLGAAPGVGKTYAMLNAALQKQAEGIGVVTGIVETHGREDTARLARQLPLHPLRVEDYQGIHLQELDLDGLLQRRPPLVLIDELAHSNVGSGRHRKRFQDVEELLAAGIDVYTTVNIQHIASLNDTVAGITGVRVRETVPDRLLEQASEIILVDLPPRELIGRLKAGKVYLPEQARAAIEAFFSLPNLTALRELSLRTVAAHVDTEFKQNLQAQGLRSEQEVQPRLMVCIDADTDAERLIRFGKQRAELRQMPWLVVHVDRGRSLDEQGQQRLRQSFLLAEELGAQCLRLQGRDVAAELMACAERQHVSDILLGRHRPRRGWRKLVPYTSRRLLKHGQQFTLTFLAGAEQPHPSRPWRLRGRVSEYVQASVIMLLAFSTAIAIDHVLGITNILMVLLVGVLMASLRTSVGPALFSALLGFIGFNFFFTEPRYTLMMFHREDILTVSFFLILSSVIGSLTVRLREQIQAQRYAQATTDTLFSLSRQLMTAADEKSILLCGRRFISEWLNGPVVVVRGRSEEQLQLLGDADTPLLEEREWATARWSWQRGLPAGAGTDTLNSSHWCWMPLVSERGVLALLGIQSPPWQPERKSQLATLIRQLVLALERARLNEDLESARIQGETEQLKSALLSSVSHDLRTPLASMIGAVSSLIHYEDRLSQDDRHSLLETTLQEAERLNRYIQNLLDMTRLGYGRMKLERDWVSLDDIIASALQRLHSVLSHCRVRLQISRDVPLLYVHAALIEQAIINILENAARFSPDHGEILISAAMQHTELVLQISDQGPGISAEDRELVFDMFYSVQKGDRQGGGTGLGLAICQGMVGAHGGKVVALPGPDQRGTTMSIHLPLENQPPLPEDDD